Below is a genomic region from Flammeovirgaceae bacterium SG7u.111.
GATCAACTGATGAGTTTTTGCATTTTTCCCACAATTCGAAATCAGGTAGCTCAATAGCAGGCAACAAAATCAAAACAATATTTGAAGATAGTAATAATAATATGTGGTTGGGATTTTGGGCAAATGGAATTGACCGTTATGATAAGAAAAATAGAAAACTAACCCATTTCGAGCATCAGGAGGGAAATATCAAAACCCCGAACAATAATAATGTTTTTGACTTTGCAGAAGATAATAAAGGGGATATATGGATAGCAACGTTTGGAGGAGGTCTCAACAAATATGACCCAAAGAGCGGCAACTTTGAATATATCATTCCAGAAAAGAATAAATCAATAACATTGAGTTATTCTAATATTAGAATACTTGATTATTATGAAGGCAAGCTTTACATCGGTCAAGAGAACGGTTTCATTGATATACTCGATGTAGAAACACATGAAGTGTTAGCAAATATTCCACTCAAAGGCAGACAGGGCAATAATTATGAGCCTATGAGCATGAAGAGAGATAAGGCTGGAGATTTATGGGTTGGAACACAGGGTGGAGGGCTTTGGAAATTCGATGAAGAAATCTTAAGCTTTTCTAAGAAATTTAAATCAGAAAAAGAAACCTATAACAACTACATATATTCAATTGAGATAGATAAAAATGGCTTGTTCTGGATGGGGACAAATAATGGGATATCTACTTTTGATCCGCTTACAGGAAAGATGACCTCATATGGCGTTGAGAGGGGGGTACAAGGATACCAGTTCAATAGGCAATCGTCTCATTTGCTCAACACTGGAGAACTCGTATTTGGGGGGGCAAATGGGTTTAATATTTTTCATCCAGATAGTATCAAACCTTACCTAAACTATTTTCCGGTAGTTTTTTCAAAATTTGAATTGTTTAACAAAGAAGTAACTTTTGAAAAAGGTTCGCCATTAAAAACTACCATCAATACTACCAGCTCTATTACACTAAATTATAAACAGTCTTTATTTAGCATCACCTATGCTTCGCTCAATTATTCGAGTGTTGAAAACGTAAATTATGCTTATCGGTTAAAAGGGTTTGTAGACGAAAGTTGGCAATATGTTGGCAATGAACGCAAAGCAACTTATTCGAACCTTTCACCAGCTACCTATGAATTTGAAGTGGGAATAGTAGATAATGACGGTATTGGGGTCACAAATATTCGCAACTTGAAAATTGACGTGTTGCCGCCCTGGTGGCTCACATGGTGGTTCAAATTCATATCTATCTCGTTACTGGTCAGTGTTTTTGTCGGTGTATTCTTACTAAGAGTGAGGGTGTTAGAATCTCAAAAGAAAATACTAGAACAGAATGTAGAAGAGCGAACAAAGGAGCTTTGGCTAAAAAATGATGAAATTGTATCACAAAACAATGAACTGCAAGCCCAGCAAGAAGAACTCCACGCTCAAAGGGAAGAATTGTCTGTACAAAATAAAGAGCTGAACATTACGCTGGATAAGCTCAAGATGGCTCAATCACAGCTAGTTCAGTCCGAAAAGATGGCATCCCTTGGCCTGCTTACTGCAGGTATTGCTCATGAAATAAACAACCCTGTAAATTTCATCAAATCAGGAATTGCAGGGCTTCACATAGTTATTGAGCAGTTTACTATTATTTCGTCTCTTTATACCCAAGTGAACAAAGACAATATGTTGGAAAAGTTAAAAGAGATAAATGAGCTTAAAGAGAGTATCAAATTTGATAAGATAATGGAAAAAGCTCAATTGATTACTGCCCACATCAATACAGGAGCAAACCGAACTGCCGAAATAGTAAAGGGTTTGAGGACATTCAGCCGATCGGATACGAATAATTTTGCCAAGTTCGACATATCTGAGGGGATAGACAATACTTTGTTGTTATTGAACCAGCTGATCAAAAATAGGATAGAGGTACATAAAGATTACCAGAGTAAGATCGAGATAGAATGTGCCTCAGGTCAGATCAACCAAGTTATAATGAACCTTCTGACTAATGCTTTACAGGCTATTGGAGAGGAGGGGGAAATATTCATAACCGCTTACATAGCGAAGAAGTCCTTTTATTTGAAGATAAAAGATACAGGTAGAGGGATTCCCGAAAACCATCTCAAACATGTTTTTGACCCTTTTTTTACGACCAAAACTGTTGGAGAAGGAACAGGGCTGGGACTTTCCATAGTAATGGGGATTATAGAACAGCACTCTGGTGAAATAAAAGTGGAAAGTACGGTAGGTGAAGGAACTGCCTTTGAAGTAATATTACCAGTTTCCCAGCATGCACTTGATGTCTAGTACCTTGTTTCCTTTTTTTGTTATTAGATGAAGGGCACAGGGATTCCTTTCCAAAACCTGAAATACATTTTTGATCCATTTTTCACCACCAAAGATGTAGGCAAAGTTTTATCTATTCACTTTTTAGGAAATATATGTTATTTTCAAGAGTAGTTTATGAAGTATAGATTTTATCGGAATCTAAGAAATACTTAAAAAACACTTTAAACTTGGGTTTTAAACCTGGAAATTCTCTATCGTCTACGAGTCTTGGTAAAGACTGAAGGATGTATATTTTGCCTAAAAAAAAATTGCATGACCGTCACCCTTTTTCGTTTGTTTTCCACTCACTTTTGGATTTGTGCTTTTGTAGGTTTGCTTTTTCTTCCTGATAATGCGCTTGCCCTCGATGAACATACCATTCTAGTTGAAGAAAGCCCATCCATGGAGGTCATCACCGAAAAGGTATACTTTTTAGAAGATACTTCTGGGGAGATGACCCTATCCGATATTCTTGCTTTGGAGGAAGATTCAACGTTTCAGTTGATAGGACAAGAGGCTTTTAATACCCCTGCTACAAATGCAACCTTGTGGTTTCGGTTCACAATCCAGCATACTGCTAGTTCGGATATATGGCTTGAGCTTGGTGATGCTTTTTCAGCATGGTTCCTAGATTTTTACTCGCCAGACCAAGATGGGAACTACAATGGAGTAACGTACTCCCTTGGCTCAATGAGACCAAAAAGCAATAAGAAGTTTCCTTCGAGCAACTACTGTGTGCCTTTGGTGAACAGTGAAAAAGCCCAAACCTATTATATGAAGGTGCAAGGAGGATTTCCAATGTTGTTTGTGTTTCATGCCGGCAATACACAAGCACTTGTGAAGCATACTAAAATATATGATAATGCCTTGTCTGTTTTTTTAGGGGCAATTTTAGCTTTGGCTATCTACAACCTTTTCCTTTGGATTTCTACCCGAGATAAGTTGTATTTGAAATACATAGCCTACTTAGGTCTTATGGTGATAGCCGTTCCTTTCGACAATGGAAACCCCTTGTCGTTCAATCATTTTTGGTGGAATTATGCCGTGACTTGGCATGGGGTGTTATACCTGTTGATTACCTTATTTGCAGTGGAATATTTGGAACTCAAAAAGACTACTCCACGCCTTTTTTTATGGGTTTGGTTTTTAACACTCATATTAGTAGTTCTTC
It encodes:
- a CDS encoding two-component regulator propeller domain-containing protein, giving the protein MKFDYQSCNLKVKNTLLLVFIILTSQPLFSQKSKPAIPFKHFTVAQGLSHNFTKCTFQDSNGIIWVATEGGINKFDGYDFRVFEFDSEDPKSVSHNNILDIDSDSKGDLWFCSWGGGISVMDLKTERFTRILNDSTDKTNLPTNFIYSLYRDSQSRMWACTVAGLALINDSTYQIEKHYKHIPNNPASLKENKIRCVAEGEPGKLWVATIGGGLLSFDIEGEKFEEVGLGKTSSGKEKVYSLLYDDQQRLWVGTWDDGLFLIDKDGVITNFLHDETRDNSLLNNQVWSIGKDANGKIWVGTDSGISIYNEEGNVFFNYPSVPFDPKSLNASAIRDIFLDKENRVWVSTVGGGVNLYDQHFADFKHFYNIPDVNSISYHSVNSIICDTNDNLWIVTDGGGLNYYDRSTDEFLHFSHNSKSGSSIAGNKIKTIFEDSNNNMWLGFWANGIDRYDKKNRKLTHFEHQEGNIKTPNNNNVFDFAEDNKGDIWIATFGGGLNKYDPKSGNFEYIIPEKNKSITLSYSNIRILDYYEGKLYIGQENGFIDILDVETHEVLANIPLKGRQGNNYEPMSMKRDKAGDLWVGTQGGGLWKFDEEILSFSKKFKSEKETYNNYIYSIEIDKNGLFWMGTNNGISTFDPLTGKMTSYGVERGVQGYQFNRQSSHLLNTGELVFGGANGFNIFHPDSIKPYLNYFPVVFSKFELFNKEVTFEKGSPLKTTINTTSSITLNYKQSLFSITYASLNYSSVENVNYAYRLKGFVDESWQYVGNERKATYSNLSPATYEFEVGIVDNDGIGVTNIRNLKIDVLPPWWLTWWFKFISISLLVSVFVGVFLLRVRVLESQKKILEQNVEERTKELWLKNDEIVSQNNELQAQQEELHAQREELSVQNKELNITLDKLKMAQSQLVQSEKMASLGLLTAGIAHEINNPVNFIKSGIAGLHIVIEQFTIISSLYTQVNKDNMLEKLKEINELKESIKFDKIMEKAQLITAHINTGANRTAEIVKGLRTFSRSDTNNFAKFDISEGIDNTLLLLNQLIKNRIEVHKDYQSKIEIECASGQINQVIMNLLTNALQAIGEEGEIFITAYIAKKSFYLKIKDTGRGIPENHLKHVFDPFFTTKTVGEGTGLGLSIVMGIIEQHSGEIKVESTVGEGTAFEVILPVSQHALDV